In the genome of Denticeps clupeoides chromosome 13, fDenClu1.1, whole genome shotgun sequence, one region contains:
- the rasl11b gene encoding ras-like protein family member 11B, translated as MRLIQNMSTIAEYPAEAPSNRVIKIAVIGGSGVGKTALVVRFLTRRFIGDYERNAGNLYSREVQIDSEQVAIQVQDTPGVHVTTNGLSCSEHVSCSIQWADAVVLVYSVTDRRSFDLIGQLHQLVARAHGDRAGAPPPVILLANKADLLHVRRVDAQQGPLLAATLGCCFFEVSASEDYSQVHGAFHRLCRDLAKQQPPALPSAAEKRRSPLIPRPKSPNMQDLKRRFKQALSAKVRTVTSV; from the exons ATGCGTCTGATCCAGAACATGTCGACCATCGCGGAGTACCCGGCGGAAGCCCCTTCAAACCGGGTCATAAAGATCGCGGTGATCGGGGGCAGCGGAGTTGGAAAAACAG CTCTGGTGGTGCGGTTCCTCACGCGGCGCTTCATCGGCGACTACGAGCGCAACGCAG GTAACCTGTACTCCAGGGAGGTCCAGATTGACAGCGAGCAAGTGGCCATCCAGGTCCAGGACACCCCCGGGGTTCAC GTGACCACTAACGGCCTGAGCTGCTCTGAACACGTGAGCTGCTCCATCCAGTGGGCCGATGCCGTCGTCCTGGTCTACTCCGTGACGGACCGCCGAAGCTTCGACCTGATTGGCCAGCTGCACCAGCTGGTGGCGCGCGCCCACGGCGACCGGGccggcgcgccgccgccggTCATCCTGCTGGCGAACAAGGCCGACCTCCTCCACGTGCGGCGGGTGGACGCCCAGCAGGGCCCGCTGCTGGCCGCCACCCTGGGCTGCTGCTTCTTCGAGGTGTCGGCGAGCGAAGACTACAGCCAGGTGCACGGCGCCTTCCATCGGCTGTGCCGCGACCTGGCCAAGCAGCAGCCCCCCGCCCTGCCCTCCGCGGCCGAGAAGAGGCGCTCCCCCCTCATCCCGCGTCCCAAGTCCCCCAACATGCAGGACCTGAAGAGGCGCTTCAAGCAGGCGCTCTCGGCCAAGGTGCGGACCGTCACCTCCGTGTGA